A segment of the Candidatus Woesearchaeota archaeon genome:
TGCTTGAAACATCTGCCAATGGCAAAATTGAACCATCGTTTAACTCGACAGAAATGCTGTTTTTATCTAGTTTGTTCCAAAAATCAATTTTTGGATTTTCTTTTGAACCATTGATTTTTCCTGCAATTGCAATAAGATCTCCTTTATGCAATTCTTCAGCTTTTTTCCAAATAAGTTCGCCTTCTTGAGAAAGGGCTGCAAACGGCTGATTCTTACTAGTAATAAACTCTCCTTTTCTCTTTGTTTTTACCGAATATGTTTTGTCGCAGTTTATTTTAGTTATGTATTGAACTTCTTGAGGAACAATTTCCATGTGTTCATTTACTGAAAAAAGTTTTATTGGTTCATCAGGTTCAATAACTTCTTTATGATTATCACGGTGAATTATTCTTCCTTTTTTTTGCGCTGTTTCAAACAAATCTTCTACTGTTTTTCTTCCCTTAGGATTAGTAAGCAATTCAGTTGAACCATCAACACACATTATCTCAGGTCCATTAATCAAAATAAAATACGAGTTGGTTTCATTAGCTACTGCTTTTGCCAGCAATGTTTTACCAGTTCCTGGGGGGCCATGCAAAAGAACTCCTTTAGGCGGTTCAATACCTAAACGCTCGAATATTTCAGGATGCTTTAGAGGCAATTCAACCATTTCACGAATTTTTTTAAGCTCGTCTTTTAAGCCACCAACATCTTCATAGGTAACTTCAAGCACTTTTTCTTCTTTTAATTCAACAGCTTCAGGATTAAATCTTACTTCAGTTAAATCAGTGATAATAACTGCCTGTTTTGGATCAGTTTCTGCGACAATAAATTTAAGATCGCTAAACCCAAAACCTGCAATACTTTCATCAAGCATAGAAAAGATATCATTAAAAAAAGGACTATCGCTTAACGTGTTTCTTCTTCGCGAAGTTCCACCTAAACTCACAATATCGCCTTTTTTTACTGCCCTTCCTAAAAGACCTTGCTTAAATATCTGCGGAGATGCTCTTACGACAACACCTTTCTGCGCAGGCGCAATAGTGACCCGTTTTGCTTCTTTGATTTGCGCTTTTTTAACAATAACAATTTCTCCAATACCAGTTTTTGCATTTCTTCGCAAAACACCATCCATACGAATAATATTCAACCCAATATCTCCTGGATATGCGCGATCAGCTATCCCTACCGTAGGCCTTTCACCAGAAATCTCAACAATATCGCCTGGACGAATACCTATTTCATGCATGTAACTTGAATCAATTCTGACAATACCTTTATTGACATCATCCTGAATTGCTTCTGCAACTTTTAGTTTAAGCTGTTTTTCTTCAGTCATAGTTATCCTTTTGGTTGGAAATCGGAAGCCTCATACGTTTATAAATATTATTGTCTTTCTACTGAGGATTTTTATTAAACAACTCTGTGCAGAATATAACTCATTACTCAATGATAATAAAAATAAAAAATCTTATTTATTTGCAATCTTCACTTTAGGCAATGGAATTGGCGAAGGTAAATTTACATCGCGTGATAAGATTAATGCTTGGACATTGCAGCGCGCCAAGACAACATTTAATACTTCAGTCATAACTTCTTTTGGCAGGCGTTTGCCTTTTTTCCACATATCTAAAATTTCTTCTACTTGTTCTTTTGCTTCAATCACAATTAAATTTCCCACTAATTCAATAGCACCAACTTCTGGATCAAATTTTGAAACAAATTTGAAGCTAAATTTAACGGTTTCCTGGCTGTCCTGACCAAGAGCAAAGTTTGACTTTTCAACACTCTCAATTGCAACATTGTTGCTGATTCTAATTTTACCTCTGGAGAGTTCTTTTTTAACTGCAGTAATATTTGTGAAATTAAATCCAACAATTGCCATGTATGATCACCAATTCAGCGAAAATTAAGGTTATTTATAAAGTTATTTGTCGAAAGATATTAATACTATCTATTATTTTGTAGCTTTATGAAAAGAACAACAAGCGCAGGCGGCATAGTACTCAGGGATAATCTTGTTCTCGTGGTTAATCAGCATGGCAGAGCATGGTCACTGCCTAAAGGGCATGTTGAAAAAGATGAAAATCCTCTACAAGCTAGCCAACGAGAGATTTATGAAGAATCTGGGATTAAGGATTTGCACTTTGTTAAGGAACTCGGAAGTTATCAACGCTATAAAATCAACAAAACTGGCGGAGATGATACCTCTGAGTTAAAAACAATTATGATGTTTTTGTTTACGACAAACGAGAAGATACTGAAACCACAAGATCCTGATAATCCAGAAGCACGATGGGTTGCAAAAGATAAAGTTGCTCGATTATTAACACATCGAAAGGATAAGAAATTTTATCAGAGTGTTGTTGATACATTAATGATACCTAACGAAAATAAAAAGAGTAATGTAAAAAAACAATTTTGGAATAGATTCTTTATCATTAAAATAATTATTTCTGTTATTTGCTTAAGTATATTTGCGTATTTCTTTATCAAATACTTATACTAAGAGATATAATCTCTTAGTATAACTACACAATTCTCTCTTCCAACTTACGATGCCAGAAATGATAGACAATGTATGGCGCTAAGAAAAATATCATAAATACAAATACTGCTGCATCATAATTGTAGTCAACCGTAAATAACACTTTTAACCAATTCATAAACAATCGAATAATAAATATATCAATCAATGCCATCACCGGAACTAACAAGAGAATGACCTTGTGGTGTTCTTCTTCCAAGCCTTCTAATTCCAGCATCAGAAATTTGAAGAAAAAGCCCATCAAAAAACCAAGAACAAGAGCAGATAAAAATACTAAAGGACCCTGCAAGAGAATTAAAAAAGGTATAATGAAAATAGACATGATCACATTAATCACTGCAACACCCAACATTAATGTCCAGAAACTGATGTTACTAAGATGCTGATTGATATGGTGATGTTTTTTATTTTCTTCCTTCATCAAGTGATCTACATAGATAAGATCTTCTTTTCTCCATCCTTTTTCAGATAGCCTCTTTTTTGCTGCTTCATCCATGGTAAAATAGTTGTATCAAGAGTATAATAATCTTACGATCGCACTGGTGAAAATCTCGGCATAACCTCGGTTTTGGCATCAGTTCGGCTTGTTAAGAGTATATTTCATTGGATTTTTCTCTCTGGAACCTCGAAAAATCCTCACATATAAACTTGAAGAGCCTCACCAAAAGATGCCAAAAACTACATTTTCACCAGTGCTTACGATGATATATGCTATATTAACCCAAAATCATGCAATGTCTGCTTTAAAATTGTTTTTTTTACTGAAATGTTTTCCAATTCTTCAGGAGCTGCTTTTTCAGCATGATAGGTTGTTCCTGCTAAGTTTGATGCTAATTTTTTGAAGGCTATTGTTGAACGCGCATCGGGAAAGGCATATACTACTGGCTGCCGAAGGAATACAGCATTCCTAATATCATTGTCATAAGGTATCCTTCCTACAACCTTTGTAGATAAAAAGCTTTCGATTGCTTCTGGCTTCATATCTAGAGCATCTCCCCTCCACTTATTCACCACAACCCCTAAAATGTTTTTTTTATAATCGCGCGCCAATTTTATCGTGCGCAAACAGTCAGTTGCTGCAGTCAATTCAGGAGCTGTTACTAAGAGAACATTATCCATTAATTTCATCAGGTTAGAGGTCGAACTTTGAAACCCTGCTGAAGTATCAACCATTACAATATCAAATCCCTCAATTTCACAGAGCACTTTTTCCAGAAGATCTACATCACTAATTGTTGCATCATGATAGGCTATGCTCCCCACAATGCATCTTAACCCAGATTCATGCAACGTGATAACTTCATTAAGCTTGGCTTCGCCTTTTAAGATGCTGTGGATAGTATTCTTTGTCCCCAATAAACCGAGGTAAATGGGAATATTAGGAGAGCTGAAATCACAATCAAGAACCAGCACATTATAACCAATATGCTGCAAAGCATGAGCTAAATTAATCGTAACTTGTGTTCTTCCAACACCGCCTTTTGCGCACATAACACCAATAAATTTAGTCATGGGATTACCCAACAATTTCTATTAAGTGCTCCATCAACTGCATTGCTTTTTTATAATACTCAGTAACCAGATCAATGCATACTTCAATAGTTTCGCCATCTACTTCGATGATAAAAGCAACATGACGCCTGAATTCATTAATAGAATCATACTCTTCATTTTTTGCAATTTTTCTCAGCAAAATATAGAAATCTATAAACTCATTGATTACTTCATTCTGAGGATATAATTTTTTAACTTCTTCGCATTTATGGATTGCAGGCTGAGGAATTTCAAATAAAATTCCTTTCTCATGGGCTTCTTTTACTATGCCGTTAATAAGAATCTCAAAAGAATTAACTAAACGCAAAATAACATTTTTTAAAACATCAACCGTTCGTGTATATTTTAAACTTACATAGATCAAGTGATCAACGCGCTTTAGTTCATCTTTGAACTCTTCAACATATTCTTTCATATTAATCAGCAGCTCCCTTCATAATCATTTTCTCAACATCCACAATAAACGATTTTGTTTTTTCTAAAGCTTCACGCAAAAATTTCTTTGAAATAACATCAGTCTTATATTCATCTGAACAAATAACATAGTTCTCTTTTCTGACAAATTCTACCGGACTTGTCTTATGATGCTGTGTAATTTCATACACTTGATGAATGGCATCCACATACGCTGGATTAAATTGATAACGCCTGCTGCATCTTACCTTGAACATTGAAAACATGTCAAGAAAATCTTCTTTGAAAGATGGAATCCGGCGTTGATAAACTTCATATAACAATACTGACTTTATAGCTGCGGCCTGAGCTGCTAATAATTTCTCTGCCACCACAACTAATAATTTTGGATCATTAACTACATTATAGGTAACCATCACCATATGGTCTGCTATTTTCGCTGCGTCCTTTGCTTCTTGTAATGCAACGAAATGTTCTTCCATGGTTCATATAAGATAGATTATAGAGCTATATAAAAGTTTCTATTTATTATGAATGAGTAACAACTAAAAAAGAAAGAGAAAGAGACATAGTAAAATCAAGTACACGATGCCCCTTTGTTGTTTACTGCACATTTTTTATTAAGGAAATCACAATCATACTTTAAAGTGTTTGTAGTACCAGTCAATGTACTTTTTGAAATATTGACTTGCCAACTTCCATCACAATAAGAATCAACTAATTCTTGCTTAATACATCCTATGTTTTCCTGACAGATGATTAATGATTACTTATGTATTCTTGAGAAACTGGTATTTAAATATATATATATATATATATCAACATATAGTTTGTAGAATATATAATTGACCGAAATCACCACAATATTTATAAATATGTATGCTATTATTCAATTAAAAGTAATTTTAGCAGGGTTAAAATGTATATTAAAAGAATTTTAGAAGGAATACTAGAGCAGTATCTGCCTAAGAAAGAGATCATAGCTATTATAGGTCCACGACAGAGTGGAAAAACAACGCTTCTCCAACACATCAGAAAAAATCTTGATAATGCTCAGTTTATAGATTTTGAAGATAGACAATTATTAGAACTATTCACTACAGATTTATCTTCGTTTATTGAATTATATGTTAAACCTTATAAGTATTTGTTTATTGATGAATTTCAATATGCTCTTGATGGTGGTAAAAACCTAAAGTATATTTATGATCATTATTCAACTAAAATAATTATCTCTGGCTCTTCAGCAACTGCACTCTCCATACACGGCATCAAATACTTAGTGGGAAGGATTTTTATTTTTACTCTCTATCCTTTTTCATTTGAAGAGTATCTTGCCTACAAAGAACCCTTACTGTTTAAGAATATTTATACGGGAAAAACATTAACGAACCCTATTATTGAAAAGATTTTCCCCTATTTTGAAGAATTTTGTATTTATGGAGGTTATCCTCGTGTTATTACTACTGAAAATAAAGAGGAAAAAGAAATAGTTTTAAGAAATATTTATAATACCTATTTTCTTAAAGAAGTTAAAGAAATTTTAAATATCGCTGACGATTATACTTTGAGCAGATTGCTCTATGTGCTGGCTTTACAAGTGGGCAATATTATTAATTACCATGAATTAGCACAAATAACCAATTTATCTCATAAACAGGTACTTGACAAACTAAATATATTAGAAAAAACGTTCATGTGCATTAAAAGTTATCCTTTCTACACTAATAAACGAACTGAAGTAGTGAAAGCACCTAAAATCTTTTTCTTTGATAATGGTTTTCGTAATATTGTGATACGATCTCTTGATAGATTAAAGTTTCGCCAAGACAAAGGAACTCTTTATGAAAATTTTGTTGCATCTGAACTGATAAAAGCTGAAAAACAAATAAAATACTGGCGAAGTAAATCAAAAGCTGAAGTAGATTTTGTCTTAGAAGAAAAAAGGGATATTATCCCTATCGAAGTAAAATCACATTTAACATCTCCTGTAACCACACGATCGTTTACCAGTTTTCTTGAGAAGTATAAACCTAAAAAAGCTATCATACTTTCTGAAAAACTGCTGGCAAAGAAAGGCAAGCTTAAATGTATACCTATTTTCTATGTGATGAATGAAATAAAATAATACTCTCTTGAGAAAGAGATATTTAAATATATATATATATATATATATATTAACATATAGTTTGTAGAATATTCTCACTAATAATGAGAATTAATTAATATTTTCATTAATAATAATGAGAACATTTAAATAGCAGTTAAATAGTTACCATAAATATGATACCTAAAGATAGATTAAAACAAACACTGGTAGAACAAAGAGAAGCAATTTTACAAAGACCATTAGGGGTAGAAAGAACTATTTTAAATCTGATAAAAAAAAAGGCAAAATTACCTCATGTAGTAGTTCTCACGGGTTTAAGACGTAGTGGAAAATCCACGCTTCTGAGACAATTGATAAAAAAACAGTATAATGATCTCGATTTTTACTATGTCAACTTTGAGGATGAACGATTATTTAATTTCAACGCAGAAGATTTCAATATAATATATGAAACACTAGTGGAATTATTTGGTGAGAAAAAGACTTTTTTTATTGATGAAATACAGAATATAGCTCACTTTGAAAATTTTGTCAGAAGATTTTATGATGAAGGATTTAAATTTTTTATAACCGGTTCCAGCGCCAAACTATTAAGCAAAGAAATTGGAACAAAGCTTACCGGAAGGCATATTGATATCATAGTAAGACCATTTTCATTTAGGGAATTTTTAGTTGCAAGAAAATTTAGCGTTGACAAAGATGCGCTTTTCAGGACAGTGAGTAAGGCAGAGATTAAAAAACATTTTACCGTCTTTTTAGTTGAAGGAGGAATGCCTGAATACGTGCATTTCCAAGATCCAGACATTTTAACCAGAGTGTATGAAGATATTGTAGTTAAAGATGTCATAGTAATATATAATGTTGATGGCGTGACCGAATTAAAAGAACTTTACCGATATCTCATAACAACCATATCGCAAAGATTTAGTTATAATTCTCTTAAAAAATTTATTAAAATAAACAGCGCCAACACTATTAAAAAATATATTGATTATTTAGAAGAGACTTATTTTGTGAGTCAGGTCAGCAAATTTGATTACAGTTTTAAAAAACAAATAATAAATGATAAGAAAATATATGTTGTAGATAATGGTTTTATTTCAAAAATTTCTACTAAATTTACTAAAGATGACGGATGGCTGTTGGAAAATGTAGTTTTTACAGAATTAAAAAATAAAGGAGAAGTATTTTATTTTTCAGAAAAATTCGAATGTGATTTTGTAGTGGCAGAAAATAAGGTAGTGAAAGAGGTAGTTCAGGTTTGTTGGAACTTAACTGAAATAAACAAAGAAAGAGAGCTAAATGGCCTGCTCGAAGCAATGGACAAATTTAAAATTAAAACCGGCCTGATTTTAACCAATGATGATGAACAAGAAATTGAAATAAACAAAAAGAAAATAATTGTTAAGCCTGTTTGGAAATGGCTCTTGGAAACAAACTAACTTTTATGGATAAGCTTCAACACCCTGAAATAAACTCATCAAACCTGTTTCTAATGATGCTTTGTCTGAAATTGAATTGTGTGTTGAAGGATAAATAATCCATTTCTTTTCTCCTAATGCCTGCGGGTTAACAAAAAATATGCTCAACAAAGGAAATATAATTATTTTATCCCATGCTTTAATCATTGCTTCAACAAATTGCTTTTGATTAGGAACTATTAATGAAAGATGCGTATTGTCTTTTACTATGTTTAAATGATCAAGAAGTTTAATTGCATCAGTAACAATAATATAAACATGTTTTTTTGTTTTATATTGTACGCTAATTATAGATGGTTTATCATCTATCTTAATAATATCTTGTTTCATCAAATTCCGATGTTTGATGTACTCTTTCAGCCATTCATGTAATGCTTCCTCTTTTTGCATCAATAAATTGAATCATTTATCATTTATATATTTTAAGAAAAGTTATCTCAATGCTGTTCTCTTCTGTATTCCTGCATCCACAATAACCCTATCTTCATCATTACTTTGTTAAATCTATCACTAATCCTATAGGTTTTTTTATAAAGATCATAATCTATCAAACCCATGCCCTTCATTGGC
Coding sequences within it:
- a CDS encoding ATP-binding protein; the encoded protein is MYIKRILEGILEQYLPKKEIIAIIGPRQSGKTTLLQHIRKNLDNAQFIDFEDRQLLELFTTDLSSFIELYVKPYKYLFIDEFQYALDGGKNLKYIYDHYSTKIIISGSSATALSIHGIKYLVGRIFIFTLYPFSFEEYLAYKEPLLFKNIYTGKTLTNPIIEKIFPYFEEFCIYGGYPRVITTENKEEKEIVLRNIYNTYFLKEVKEILNIADDYTLSRLLYVLALQVGNIINYHELAQITNLSHKQVLDKLNILEKTFMCIKSYPFYTNKRTEVVKAPKIFFFDNGFRNIVIRSLDRLKFRQDKGTLYENFVASELIKAEKQIKYWRSKSKAEVDFVLEEKRDIIPIEVKSHLTSPVTTRSFTSFLEKYKPKKAIILSEKLLAKKGKLKCIPIFYVMNEIK
- a CDS encoding NUDIX domain-containing protein, translating into MKRTTSAGGIVLRDNLVLVVNQHGRAWSLPKGHVEKDENPLQASQREIYEESGIKDLHFVKELGSYQRYKINKTGGDDTSELKTIMMFLFTTNEKILKPQDPDNPEARWVAKDKVARLLTHRKDKKFYQSVVDTLMIPNENKKSNVKKQFWNRFFIIKIIISVICLSIFAYFFIKYLY
- a CDS encoding P-loop NTPase, which encodes MTKFIGVMCAKGGVGRTQVTINLAHALQHIGYNVLVLDCDFSSPNIPIYLGLLGTKNTIHSILKGEAKLNEVITLHESGLRCIVGSIAYHDATISDVDLLEKVLCEIEGFDIVMVDTSAGFQSSTSNLMKLMDNVLLVTAPELTAATDCLRTIKLARDYKKNILGVVVNKWRGDALDMKPEAIESFLSTKVVGRIPYDNDIRNAVFLRQPVVYAFPDARSTIAFKKLASNLAGTTYHAEKAAPEELENISVKKTILKQTLHDFGLI
- a CDS encoding ATP-binding protein produces the protein MIPKDRLKQTLVEQREAILQRPLGVERTILNLIKKKAKLPHVVVLTGLRRSGKSTLLRQLIKKQYNDLDFYYVNFEDERLFNFNAEDFNIIYETLVELFGEKKTFFIDEIQNIAHFENFVRRFYDEGFKFFITGSSAKLLSKEIGTKLTGRHIDIIVRPFSFREFLVARKFSVDKDALFRTVSKAEIKKHFTVFLVEGGMPEYVHFQDPDILTRVYEDIVVKDVIVIYNVDGVTELKELYRYLITTISQRFSYNSLKKFIKINSANTIKKYIDYLEETYFVSQVSKFDYSFKKQIINDKKIYVVDNGFISKISTKFTKDDGWLLENVVFTELKNKGEVFYFSEKFECDFVVAENKVVKEVVQVCWNLTEINKERELNGLLEAMDKFKIKTGLILTNDDEQEIEINKKKIIVKPVWKWLLETN